TTACTTGATACAAGGGTGTTTGGTTCTTGTGCAAAGGGTGGAGGGGATGAATATTCTGACCTGGACCTTTTTGTTGAAGTGCCTTTTATAAACAAAGAACTAAAGGAAAAAATGTTTGATGTCGTATGGGATGTAGGATTTAAAAACCTAAAAGTGGTTTCTCTCTTTGTTTTTACGCAAGAGGAGATAGAAAATTCGCCCTTACGGGCATCTCCTCTTGTGAAAAATATCCTTGAGG
This is a stretch of genomic DNA from bacterium. It encodes these proteins:
- a CDS encoding nucleotidyltransferase domain-containing protein, giving the protein MLKKDLKIANEVKERFAEFVNLLDTRVFGSCAKGGGDEYSDLDLFVEVPFINKELKEKMFDVVWDVGFKNLKVVSLFVFTQEEIENSPLRASPLVKNILEEGIKI